One Bosea sp. 685 DNA segment encodes these proteins:
- the gcvPA gene encoding aminomethyl-transferring glycine dehydrogenase subunit GcvPA: MRYLPLTDTDRLDMLARIGVPDVDALFSDVPAGKLLTAPLDLPRAKGELEVERIMGRIAAKSIAASSVAFFVGAGAYKHHVPATVDHLIQRSEFLTSYTPYQPEIAQGTLQYLFEFQTQVAALTGMEVANASMYDGSTGTGEAVLMAHRVTKRRKALLSGGLHPHYAEVVKTLSEMASDEVVALKPDVAATEDILAQIDDETSCVVVQSPDVFGNLRDLAPIAAKAQAHGALLIAVVTEVVSLGAITSPGEMGADIVVGEGQSIGNALNFGGPYVGLFAAKSKYVRQMPGRLCGETVDADGQRGFVLTLSTREQHIRRDKATSNICTNSGLCVLAFTIHMTLLGQAGLSRLAEVNHANAVKLADQLAGVKGVTVLNESFFNEFTVKLPKPAAEVVEALAEKGVLAGVPVSRLLPGAGLDDLLIVANTEVNTDDDRDAFVARLREVL, encoded by the coding sequence ATGCGCTACCTCCCCCTCACCGACACCGACCGGCTCGACATGCTGGCCCGCATCGGCGTTCCCGATGTCGATGCGCTGTTCAGCGACGTACCGGCCGGCAAGCTCCTGACCGCGCCGCTCGATCTACCCCGCGCCAAGGGCGAGCTCGAGGTCGAGCGCATCATGGGGCGCATCGCGGCCAAGAGCATCGCGGCCTCCTCCGTGGCCTTCTTCGTCGGGGCCGGGGCCTATAAGCATCATGTCCCGGCGACGGTGGACCACCTGATCCAGCGCTCGGAATTCCTGACCAGCTACACGCCCTACCAGCCCGAGATCGCGCAGGGCACGCTGCAATATCTCTTCGAGTTCCAGACCCAGGTCGCGGCGCTCACCGGCATGGAGGTCGCCAACGCCTCGATGTATGACGGCTCGACCGGCACTGGCGAGGCCGTGCTGATGGCTCACCGCGTCACCAAGCGCCGCAAGGCCCTGCTGTCGGGCGGCCTGCACCCGCATTACGCCGAGGTGGTGAAGACGCTCTCCGAGATGGCGAGCGACGAGGTCGTGGCGTTGAAGCCCGATGTCGCGGCCACTGAGGACATCCTCGCCCAGATCGACGACGAGACCTCCTGCGTCGTCGTGCAATCGCCCGACGTCTTCGGCAATCTCCGCGACCTCGCCCCGATCGCCGCGAAGGCGCAGGCCCATGGCGCCTTGCTGATCGCGGTCGTCACCGAAGTGGTTTCGCTCGGCGCGATCACCTCGCCTGGCGAGATGGGCGCCGACATCGTCGTCGGCGAAGGCCAGTCGATCGGCAATGCGTTGAATTTCGGCGGCCCCTATGTCGGGCTCTTCGCCGCCAAGTCGAAATATGTCCGCCAGATGCCAGGCAGGCTCTGCGGCGAGACGGTGGACGCTGACGGCCAGCGCGGCTTCGTGCTGACGCTCTCGACCCGCGAGCAGCATATCCGCAGGGACAAGGCGACCTCGAACATCTGCACCAATTCCGGCCTCTGCGTGCTCGCCTTCACCATCCACATGACGCTGCTCGGCCAAGCCGGGCTGTCGCGGCTGGCCGAGGTCAATCACGCCAACGCGGTCAAGCTCGCCGATCAGCTCGCCGGGGTGAAGGGCGTCACGGTGCTCAATGAGAGCTTCTTCAACGAGTTCACCGTGAAGCTCCCCAAGCCCGCCGCCGAGGTGGTCGAGGCGTTGGCCGAAAAGGGTGTGCTCGCCGGCGTGCCGGTCTCGCGGCTGTTGCCCGGCGCTGGGCTCGATGACCTGCTGATCGTGGCGAATACCGAAGTGAATACGGATGACGATCGTGACGCCTTCGTCGCGCGGCTGCGCGAGGTTCTCTGA
- the gcvH gene encoding glycine cleavage system protein GcvH, protein MAETRYTKDHEYIRIEGDTGTVGISDYAQAQLGDVVFVELPAIGKAVTKGGEAAVVESVKAASEVYAPVSGEVVAVNSELEASPGTVNEDPAGKGWFVKLKLSNAAELEGLMSEAEYQDYVKTL, encoded by the coding sequence ATGGCCGAGACCCGCTATACCAAGGACCACGAATATATCCGCATCGAGGGCGACACCGGCACGGTCGGCATCAGCGACTACGCCCAGGCGCAGCTTGGCGACGTCGTCTTCGTCGAGCTGCCCGCCATCGGCAAGGCCGTGACCAAGGGCGGCGAAGCGGCCGTGGTCGAGAGCGTCAAGGCGGCGTCCGAGGTCTATGCGCCGGTCTCCGGCGAGGTTGTGGCCGTCAACAGCGAGCTCGAGGCATCGCCCGGCACGGTCAATGAGGACCCGGCCGGCAAAGGCTGGTTCGTCAAGCTCAAGCTCAGCAACGCCGCCGAGCTCGAGGGTTTGATGAGCGAGGCCGAGTACCAGGATTACGTCAAGACGCTGTGA